Within the Pradoshia eiseniae genome, the region TTGAACAGAGTGTTTCATATCAAGGTTATTCAAAGGTTCATCGAGCAGGATATAATCTGTATCCTGTGCAATAACCATAGAGATAAAGGCACGCTGCTTTTGTCCTCCTGACAGCTCATCAAGAAATTTATCCTGCATATCTGATAAATTCATATATTCCAGTGCCTGGTCAACAAATGTCTCATCTTCTTTCGTCAAACGCCCTTTGGAATAAGGATAACGTCCAAAAGAAACCAGTTCCCGTACGGTCAAGCGAATATTCAAATGATTAGACTGCTTCAGGATGGCCACACGCTTCGCAAAAGTATCGGACTTCATTTTCTTAACATCTGCCTGGTCTAGAAACACCTCACCCGTATCAGCATCCAACAGACGGCTCACCATTGATAGTAAGGTTGATTTTCCTGCGCCATTTGGACCAATAAATGAGGTAATGGTCCTTGGGTGGATTTTCAATGTCACATTTTCAACGACCGGTTTCTTTCCGAAGCTCTTAGAAAGCTCTTTAATTTCTATCATTCTGCTTTCCTACTTTCCTTTAGTAATAAGTAAATAAAGTAAATTCCACCGACAAAGTTAATGACGACACTTATGGTTGTGCTGAGTTCAAACACATGCTGGACAAGAAATTGTCCGCCGACTAGCGCGATAATGCTGATTAAGCTCGCCCCGGCTATTAAGACGGAATGCTTATAGGTGGCCAAGTACTGATAGGCCAGATTAGCTACAATTAACCCTAAGAAGGTAACAGGACCGACTAAAGCCGTAGATGTAGCAATAAGGATGGAAGATAAAATCAATACCTTCAATACGATTCTGTCATAGTTCACACCAAGATTAATGGCATTATCCCGACCCAAGGAAACGACATCCAAGTCCCTCAATAAACGGTAGCCGTAAATGAAGGCCACACCTAAAATGACGATAGACATAAGGATCAGTTCGGTCTTCACGTTCATGAAGCTGGCAAACAGGCGAGCTTGCAAACTCTCGTATTCTACCGGATCAATAATGACCTGCATGAATGTCACAAGACTGCCAAGGAGTGTCCCTATAATCATCCCTGCCAGGAGCAGGAGAAAGATTGGATATTTATCTGCCCGGAATAGAAAACGGTATAGAAGCAAGGCGAAAATTACCATCGCCACAATCGATAAACTAAAGTTTAAGTAACGGCTTACAACAAAGACCGAGGCCGACCCTGCCGTAAAGTAAATGACCGTCTGGACAACCTCATACATCGAATCAACCCCCATAACAGAAGGAGTTAATAATCGGTTATGGGTGACTGTTTGGAAGATAACGGTTGCATAAGCGATTGCCGTACCGGTAATCACCATCGCAATGAGACGTTCCACACGTCTTGGAAAGGCATAGCTGAAACTGCCTTGAATATTATAAAAGGCAAAGAGCGCCATACACACGAGAGCAATAACAGCCAGCACCATC harbors:
- a CDS encoding iron ABC transporter ATP-binding protein — protein: MIEIKELSKSFGKKPVVENVTLKIHPRTITSFIGPNGAGKSTLLSMVSRLLDADTGEVFLDQADVKKMKSDTFAKRVAILKQSNHLNIRLTVRELVSFGRYPYSKGRLTKEDETFVDQALEYMNLSDMQDKFLDELSGGQKQRAFISMVIAQDTDYILLDEPLNNLDMKHSVQIMKILRQLVDELGKTVVIVLHDINFASVYSDRIVALKDGRLIKDGPAHEIINSEALRDVYDMHIPVQEQNGCRICVYFNSH
- a CDS encoding iron chelate uptake ABC transporter family permease subunit encodes the protein MQKNSTKLMVLAVIALVCMALFAFYNIQGSFSYAFPRRVERLIAMVITGTAIAYATVIFQTVTHNRLLTPSVMGVDSMYEVVQTVIYFTAGSASVFVVSRYLNFSLSIVAMVIFALLLYRFLFRADKYPIFLLLLAGMIIGTLLGSLVTFMQVIIDPVEYESLQARLFASFMNVKTELILMSIVILGVAFIYGYRLLRDLDVVSLGRDNAINLGVNYDRIVLKVLILSSILIATSTALVGPVTFLGLIVANLAYQYLATYKHSVLIAGASLISIIALVGGQFLVQHVFELSTTISVVINFVGGIYFIYLLLKESRKAE